Part of the Zea mays cultivar B73 chromosome 4, Zm-B73-REFERENCE-NAM-5.0, whole genome shotgun sequence genome is shown below.
ATGGATACATTTATGTGTTTTCATTTTTGGCCACCATAAGGTGGTCTTTTCCCTCCATGTTTTGGTCTATTTCGGACCCTCTTAtcctcttaatataatgatacacagCTCTCATGTGTGTTCAAGAAAAATTCACAACTTCAAGTGAACTACTTGAAAAATTAAAGGACACATACGATCACTTTGAGAGTTTATGGACTCAAATGAGAACAGGAAAAGTTTAGGGACACAGTGTATTTCGCTCTTTATACTACTAGTATTAGACAAGATTGCAGACAATTGTGCAGGTGAAACAATGGGGAAGATAACATGTGATTTATGACTTTCTCCATGTTAGTTATGCTGCCTATAATATGAAGACAACATATAAGATGTATCCAAAGGCAAGTTAGTAAATGGATATTTGCCCTACTCAGGTAATTATGCAATAGCATCCATTTAGAGCTGTAAGACTTGAACACAGACCAAAATGGATTCACATGCTCAAGAAACACAACACACTTTCAGTGCTTCGGTTCGTTATATTAACCAACTTAATATGATTTACACATTAAAAAGAACACGGCATGCTGACAGAAATAACCAGCAGTGTTCTTAAGGTGCCTAGGCGAGCAAGTACACCAGACAACCACCTTAGCGCCTAGGCGGGTAAGGCGAGCAAGGCGGCCAGTTTTGCCCgagcgcctggacgcctaggcgacgccttaagaacaCTGATAACCAGTCAaaaaatgttatttaattattgaCAATTTCTTATGCATTTTCAAATGGTACAAAGTTAAATCCATTATATCATATACATAATATATGTAATATGTATTATGTATACATGCCAAGAGTCAACCATGGTGTACTCTGTTTACCAATTGTCTACTTAAACTCTGTTCCATCTTAAACCATAATATATTTATGACACAATCAGGTCAGCACTCATTGGCCCATTTGACAAGACACAAAACGAAGTGGCAGCTCGGCGTTCATGGCCATTGGATCACGTAAAGTAATGTGTGATAGTAAACAAACAGACATAGCATGCTAATTCTCCCCTAATTCAGGTGTAGGTCAAACCTGTTCCTTATTCCCTTGTATACATTTTTTTTAAAAATGGCATGCTAATCCTTGCAACGGCAGGAATATAGATGGTCAGAGACTTCCTCCAGTACTCCAGAAAGCAGTTGTTATTATAAATACTCGTAAATGGAACAAAACTAATTATGGCCAAAATACCGTGGTATCCTCTTTGATGTACAAAAGCAGTAAGCTGACCTTTCTCCTGAAAAGAAGACATCAAAGTCAATTTTGTGGCATTGAAAGAAAATGTAGAGTAAAGAAGAAAATTATTCACCTCAGCTGATCCAAAAGTTGTCTAACATGGTCACAGGCCACTGTAAATTATTGTATATTCAACAACAAATAAAACATTTTACACTGGCAACAAGATGATACAAAATGCCAGATGAAAAACATAAGTATAAAAAGCACACAAGTGTTTGAGCTCAAAATTTAATTGATTCATCATGTTAAAATGGACCTCGTACAGGGACAATACCCATTGAAAAAACAAAAGGGACAAACATGATAAAGTATCAGAAATTAAAAAAAAGAACAGCTATAATAAAGCTGAAAGGAGTGATTGTAATTCTGCTACCAACATAAATATTTACAGACTGAAACAGGAAAATTATGAAGTTAATCTGAATTCCCCGTACAGAAGTGCATGGTCCAACATTTCTGTGCCTTGAATATATGCAGCAGAAGCAGAAAAAAAAACAGTGCTGCCAAGAGTCCTCCATCAACCCCTATGATTGAACTCCATCAAGGTTTTGCAACATTTCCTGGCTCAATCATCCAGACAGGTCTTTATTTTCCATTTTAGTTCTATAAGGCAAATTCACAGCCAGCTAGTCAGCTACCTCTCAAAGCTTCTGTCAAATCTCCGAGGACTCACCCCCCTTTGGAGATCTGGCGATCTGGGAGCAGAAATACGAGTCCGAAATTTATCACCAGTATCATTTCTAAATTGCTTTACTGCACCACTCCGGTCATATCGCTTGACAGAATTATTCGCATATCTATCAGTGCATTCCCTTCCATCTTCACCATTTCTGCCATGCTTATTTTCCCTATTGTAACCATAAAGAAGTCTTCCTTGTGTCGGACGGTAGAATTCTCCAGACCTTGGTCGTCCTTGGGAGTCCATGACATCAAATCTGTCATTCCGTGAGGTAATTCTCAGAGGTGAGCTTCTCCTTGAATACCTTTTATTATGATCATCAGAAATATCCACTGCTGAACCATTCCTTCCATCAACCCATGTCGAAGCATTCTTGGAGTATGTGTTGTTTCTTGATAGTGGACTGTAACACATAGCTCGATCATCATATCCAGGTTGTCTCCGAGGTGAAGCCATTCTACCAATTTCACCTTTAGTCATGTGATTAGGTGGAGATCTACTATGCTTCCATAAAGTTGAACCTCCATTTGCCATGATCTTGCCTCTGTTCCTAGGTGCCCAATCATGTGGGGATCGAGACCTGGACCCAGAAGGAGATCTGCTGTGAGCACGGGAAAGGTTAAGTGATGCTCTAGATGTCGGGGTGCCTCGTTGTCTACTGGACAGCGAGCAATGGACAGAACTCAAATTTGCATCAGTAGTATGATTTTTCTCCATTTCAGAACCATATCGACTGGACCGGTTACTATTTGCACCAAAGTGACGCTCTGGAGATGCTTTCCTAGCATGCACGGGGCCTCTGGACATCCCACAGGCTTCATCCCTGTCAACTGGGGAACCCCATCCAGAAATCAGGTGGCATGAGCTACTTAAAGGATTTCGCATCCTTCTGGGCATCTGACCAGCATTTGCAGCATCAACAGCTCTTACTAAAGTGCCATCACGTGCAACAACAAAGCCACTGCTCTGCATCTTTGCCACAGCAGCTTCTGCAGCATTCCTTGGACCTGATGTGCCATAATTATAATATTCAGGTGATTTGTGCCGAGTAGAACGAGGACGTTTTGAACTTTCCACCCACTCCACCCGAGCGCTTGTCTGAACATGACGGGATGTGCCATACATGTCATGCGATCCATGAGAGTCCATTGCCCTTCCAGATTTTGAGCCTGAGCCATAACCATCGTCAGATCTGCATGAAATAAGGGTTACCATGATATTAGTCAATGGTGTCAAGACACTAAAATCATCAGGAACTGAAAAACCTGCAAGACTGTAAAACAAAGTTACTAGAAAATTGTACCTGCTCAATTCATTCCTCTGGGGTCTGTCAAATGATTTTTGCCGTTCCACTCCTTGAAGATCTCTATTCAATAGTCCCTTTTTTTGCAGTGAATCATCGTCTCTAGCCGCATCTGAGCTCAAAACACACCGATTAGACGAATCAGTCACATCCCTTGCATCATGTTGAGAGTGCTTTTGATCTTCAGGCATCATATCCCAACCTGTGTTCTTCATTCTGATATTTAACATATCACCTAGGGCATCGTTGCACCTTTCAGACTGGCTTACTGTTGTAGCAGATCTAACTGCTACACGGCTTGGGTTTGACCCATACATGTTAGTATCACCTCTCAAATGAATACTTTGAGACTTTCCATCAGCTATAGATCCACCATCTAAGCAGTTTGTTAACCATGAACACTTAGATGACACAGGTGAAACAGCAATGTCCTCCTTTCTAGATTGTGGTCCATTGTCATTAGCAACAGGAATAACCACATTATTTGCAACAGAATCAGTATGGAGAGACGTGAGGCCAGGAGTAGCTTCTTCATTCTTGTAATCTGATACCTGATAATGCCAGTTGGCATGTTTAACATCTTCATAACCATCATCCACCCAATAACAATCACCAGATTCTCTAAGTTCCCCATCCTCATATTGAGAATCGTCCTCCTCGACATAAACTTTTTCAACCCCAGCTAGATTTTTGCTAATATGTGATGTGTCAGTTTCATAGCATTGATCTGAACGAACATTTGATATGACCTTCCCAAGCTCATTTTCGCAACCATTCTGGTAGCTGTGCGCTGCAGATTTTGAATCCACAGTGCTGCCCGCATCAGTAAAACATTCCAGTTTGTGGCATTCTGAACTGGGAACAGGAACCTGAGGAGCTgcatctgaaatgtaatatgtctcTACAGTGCTACTGTTGGCACAAGTAATTAAAGAGTCTTTAGAATTAATCATTGCAACAGCACCATTTTCTTCATGTACATGAGCCATATCACAATTAGAAGATCCATGGTTGTCCTCTGGATGAATGAGATTTTCTGCATATTTTGTCCTTTCGTTGGCATAAAATATACCAGTGTCATGTTCACCCTTCTTACTAGTTTCTGAATCAACATCCAAAAGCTCCTGGTTCTTAGATTCAGATATGCTTTGTTCAGAAGCTTCTTCAAGCTTATTATCACTCCAGCCAAAGTCAGTAACCTTTTTATGGGAAGTGCCTACTGTTGGAAGGTTTTTGCTTTCCTCAGAAACTAATATGCTAGCCAAAGGCTTTAATGTGGTGCCCAATTCACTTGTTTGGAGTGAATTACTTCCAATATGGACATTCACAGAAGACATATTAGACAAACCATCACATTGAACAGGTTCGGGATGCGAACCATTGATTTTCTCCACATGTGAAGCTGAAGCAAAATGCTCCATGATAAGAGCTGGTTCTGGATCAGATCTAATATGTGAATCCATAGCTGAAGCGAACCTGCTATTCTTCTGGTCAGGCAAATCCATTGTTTCAGCAAGGGCATCACTCCCTACATATCCAGATTCCAATAGCTGCAAGTTGCGCGAAGGGTGAGACGGACTGTCAGCAGGAGAATCACATGTATCCTTTGTATTAGCAGACACGTGTTTCAGTGCATCATCCATATGAGTGTCAACAGAGTGATCAACTACACTACCATCTCTTGACTCAAAATGATGAGATGTCCCTGGTTTGTTCATGTCATTTCTGGCATCATCATGATCACTTACAGTAGCAACTAAAGGATCCTCAACAGCACCGCAATCAGTGCCCCATGCCTCCATGGCAACATTAAGATCCCAGTGCAGCCTAGAATCACGAGTCGCATTGGCATGGTTGGTTTGCACAACTGTATCCTGTGAACATCCTATAGTTTTTTCTGGATTGTCTGAACTGTTTGCAATTGCAACACTTGTAGACTTGGCATTAGTCGCATTGGCATGGTTGGTTTGCACAACTGTATCCTTTAAACATCCTATAGTTTTTTCTGGATTGTCTGAACTGTTTGCAATTGCAACACTTGTAGACTTAGCATCAGAAACAATCTCTATTTCGTTTGCATTGTTCAGTGCAGAATATAATGAACAATTAACCTTGGGAGCAGATGCCGATTCAACAAGATTTTCTAAGATAGTTGGTGTGGCAACAAATAAGGACTTCATATCTGGAGCAGATCTAGAAGACCCAAGAGGCATATCATATATGCAATGTGAAGTACCAGGAATATTTAACGTATCCTCcatgttatgtaatagactcaatTTGCTGCTACCAGTAGTATTCTCCAGTTTCCTTTCTTCTGGGAGGTGAGCTAACGTTGAGCACTCCCCATCTAATATTCCACCACTCATCTCACTTTCACAGGCAGCAGAAGCTAGTATATCAATACCAGAAAAATCATCGTCACCAAAACGACCTTTGTTTCCCACCTTATACTCAATTTGTTGCGTCTTAAGCTTATAATGTTTCTCATATGATCTGACAGCTTTAGaagagcttcccggtatcttttcATATGGATCCACTAGCAATGGAGTGAATGGAGGTGATGGAGAAAAATCCATATGAAATCTTCTCTTTTTTATAGGAACATTTTCCATGGGATCACTAAAGCGTCTACCAAGAATGGATACTCCAAACTGCAAATACACAATATGATCATTCAGCAAATTGTTACTGAAGGATGCATTGACTAAATTATTTCATTGCATTTAAATGGAGAAAAGTAAGAACCTTCTCAGATTCAGAGACTGGAGCGTCTTGCGCCATCTCTTGATTTGTAGCACAGCCAGATAAACAGAAAGATCCAATTCCATCCCTGCTTGTGTCTTCGCCAAAGGAAGCCCTTGCTCTCCTGGTGTCCCTTTGCCTTTTTTTTACAGTCATCCATTTAACCTCAAGATCTATAGGCCTTGGGAGCTCCAAACCCATATTGTTAAGCTTGCCGCTACACGATGGCCCACCTCTGTCTTCTGTTGATTCACCAGTACAGCTTTTGCAGGTCATTGAAATATATGTGTCTGTAAGATTATGAGCTGAAGAAGATGATAACCTTCCAGTGCAAGTACAAGATTTGATCTGTAAATTAGCCAAGCTAACCATAAGCTCATGAA
Proteins encoded:
- the LOC103653460 gene encoding uncharacterized protein isoform X2: MIKSCTCTGRLSSSSAHNLTDTYISMTCKSCTGESTEDRGGPSCSGKLNNMGLELPRPIDLEVKWMTVKKRQRDTRRARASFGEDTSRDGIGSFCLSGCATNQEMAQDAPVSESEKFGVSILGRRFSDPMENVPIKKRRFHMDFSPSPPFTPLLVDPYEKIPGSSSKAVRSYEKHYKLKTQQIEYKVGNKGRFGDDDFSGIDILASAACESEMSGGILDGECSTLAHLPEERKLENTTGSSKLSLLHNMEDTLNIPGTSHCIYDMPLGSSRSAPDMKSLFVATPTILENLVESASAPKVNCSLYSALNNANEIEIVSDAKSTSVAIANSSDNPEKTIGCLKDTVVQTNHANATNAKSTSVAIANSSDNPEKTIGCSQDTVVQTNHANATRDSRLHWDLNVAMEAWGTDCGAVEDPLVATVSDHDDARNDMNKPGTSHHFESRDGSVVDHSVDTHMDDALKHVSANTKDTCDSPADSPSHPSRNLQLLESGYVGSDALAETMDLPDQKNSRFASAMDSHIRSDPEPALIMEHFASASHVEKINGSHPEPVQCDGLSNMSSVNVHIGSNSLQTSELGTTLKPLASILVSEESKNLPTVGTSHKKVTDFGWSDNKLEEASEQSISESKNQELLDVDSETSKKGEHDTGIFYANERTKYAENLIHPEDNHGSSNCDMAHVHEENGAVAMINSKDSLITCANSSTVETYYISDAAPQVPVPSSECHKLECFTDAGSTVDSKSAAHSYQNGCENELGKVISNVRSDQCYETDTSHISKNLAGVEKVYVEEDDSQYEDGELRESGDCYWVDDGYEDVKHANWHYQVSDYKNEEATPGLTSLHTDSVANNVVIPVANDNGPQSRKEDIAVSPVSSKCSWLTNCLDGGSIADGKSQSIHLRGDTNMYGSNPSRVAVRSATTVSQSERCNDALGDMLNIRMKNTGWDMMPEDQKHSQHDARDVTDSSNRCVLSSDAARDDDSLQKKGLLNRDLQGVERQKSFDRPQRNELSRSDDGYGSGSKSGRAMDSHGSHDMYGTSRHVQTSARVEWVESSKRPRSTRHKSPEYYNYGTSGPRNAAEAAVAKMQSSGFVVARDGTLVRAVDAANAGQMPRRMRNPLSSSCHLISGWGSPVDRDEACGMSRGPVHARKASPERHFGANSNRSSRYGSEMEKNHTTDANLSSVHCSLSSRQRGTPTSRASLNLSRAHSRSPSGSRSRSPHDWAPRNRGKIMANGGSTLWKHSRSPPNHMTKGEIGRMASPRRQPGYDDRAMCYSPLSRNNTYSKNASTWVDGRNGSAVDISDDHNKRYSRRSSPLRITSRNDRFDVMDSQGRPRSGEFYRPTQGRLLYGYNRENKHGRNGEDGRECTDRYANNSVKRYDRSGAVKQFRNDTGDKFRTRISAPRSPDLQRGVSPRRFDRSFER
- the LOC103653460 gene encoding uncharacterized protein isoform X1, translating into MRKAGAKEGSIGSKGAIDVNSLSVSTEIAGRPSDLMIKSCTCTGRLSSSSAHNLTDTYISMTCKSCTGESTEDRGGPSCSGKLNNMGLELPRPIDLEVKWMTVKKRQRDTRRARASFGEDTSRDGIGSFCLSGCATNQEMAQDAPVSESEKFGVSILGRRFSDPMENVPIKKRRFHMDFSPSPPFTPLLVDPYEKIPGSSSKAVRSYEKHYKLKTQQIEYKVGNKGRFGDDDFSGIDILASAACESEMSGGILDGECSTLAHLPEERKLENTTGSSKLSLLHNMEDTLNIPGTSHCIYDMPLGSSRSAPDMKSLFVATPTILENLVESASAPKVNCSLYSALNNANEIEIVSDAKSTSVAIANSSDNPEKTIGCLKDTVVQTNHANATNAKSTSVAIANSSDNPEKTIGCSQDTVVQTNHANATRDSRLHWDLNVAMEAWGTDCGAVEDPLVATVSDHDDARNDMNKPGTSHHFESRDGSVVDHSVDTHMDDALKHVSANTKDTCDSPADSPSHPSRNLQLLESGYVGSDALAETMDLPDQKNSRFASAMDSHIRSDPEPALIMEHFASASHVEKINGSHPEPVQCDGLSNMSSVNVHIGSNSLQTSELGTTLKPLASILVSEESKNLPTVGTSHKKVTDFGWSDNKLEEASEQSISESKNQELLDVDSETSKKGEHDTGIFYANERTKYAENLIHPEDNHGSSNCDMAHVHEENGAVAMINSKDSLITCANSSTVETYYISDAAPQVPVPSSECHKLECFTDAGSTVDSKSAAHSYQNGCENELGKVISNVRSDQCYETDTSHISKNLAGVEKVYVEEDDSQYEDGELRESGDCYWVDDGYEDVKHANWHYQVSDYKNEEATPGLTSLHTDSVANNVVIPVANDNGPQSRKEDIAVSPVSSKCSWLTNCLDGGSIADGKSQSIHLRGDTNMYGSNPSRVAVRSATTVSQSERCNDALGDMLNIRMKNTGWDMMPEDQKHSQHDARDVTDSSNRCVLSSDAARDDDSLQKKGLLNRDLQGVERQKSFDRPQRNELSRSDDGYGSGSKSGRAMDSHGSHDMYGTSRHVQTSARVEWVESSKRPRSTRHKSPEYYNYGTSGPRNAAEAAVAKMQSSGFVVARDGTLVRAVDAANAGQMPRRMRNPLSSSCHLISGWGSPVDRDEACGMSRGPVHARKASPERHFGANSNRSSRYGSEMEKNHTTDANLSSVHCSLSSRQRGTPTSRASLNLSRAHSRSPSGSRSRSPHDWAPRNRGKIMANGGSTLWKHSRSPPNHMTKGEIGRMASPRRQPGYDDRAMCYSPLSRNNTYSKNASTWVDGRNGSAVDISDDHNKRYSRRSSPLRITSRNDRFDVMDSQGRPRSGEFYRPTQGRLLYGYNRENKHGRNGEDGRECTDRYANNSVKRYDRSGAVKQFRNDTGDKFRTRISAPRSPDLQRGVSPRRFDRSFER